One Desulfovibrio aminophilus genomic region harbors:
- a CDS encoding threonine synthase: MFVKNLLCPKCRATYDSEKVIQLCECGAPLLVTYELDKVAKALTKDELAKRPATLWRYRELLPVRDERNIVSLGEGMTPLVRFERLGADVDMPELYMKDEGIIPTGTFKARGAAVGVSRAKELGITTLAMPTNGNAGGAWSAYCAPAGIRSVIVMPKDAPEMNRKEIAVTGASLFLVNGLISDAGKIVARAVKKHGWFDASTLKEPYRIEGKKTMGLELAEQFGWDVPDVILYPTGGGVGLIGIYKGLRELQAMGWIGEKLPRLVAVQATGCAPIVKAYEEGKKESAFWENARTCAFGITVPKALGDFLVLDAIAKTKGCAVAVDDETTLKAQKMIAKREGAFICPEGATTLAAAMELRRKGWISRSDKVVLLNTGTGLKYPETVDCNPPLLQPDQDID; the protein is encoded by the coding sequence ATGTTCGTGAAGAATCTGCTCTGTCCCAAGTGCCGGGCCACCTATGACAGTGAAAAGGTGATCCAACTCTGCGAGTGCGGCGCGCCCCTGCTCGTGACCTACGAACTGGACAAGGTCGCCAAGGCCCTGACCAAGGACGAGCTGGCCAAGCGCCCGGCCACGCTCTGGCGCTACCGTGAACTGCTGCCCGTGCGCGACGAACGCAACATCGTCAGCCTCGGCGAGGGCATGACTCCGCTGGTCCGCTTCGAGCGACTGGGCGCGGACGTGGACATGCCCGAGCTGTACATGAAGGACGAGGGCATCATCCCCACCGGCACCTTCAAGGCGCGCGGCGCGGCCGTCGGCGTGTCCCGGGCCAAGGAGCTGGGCATCACGACCCTGGCCATGCCCACCAACGGCAACGCGGGCGGCGCCTGGTCGGCCTACTGCGCCCCGGCGGGCATCCGCTCGGTCATCGTCATGCCCAAGGACGCCCCGGAGATGAACCGCAAGGAGATCGCCGTCACCGGAGCCTCGCTGTTCCTGGTCAACGGCCTCATCTCCGACGCGGGCAAGATCGTGGCCCGGGCGGTCAAGAAGCACGGCTGGTTCGACGCCTCCACCCTCAAGGAGCCGTACCGGATCGAGGGCAAGAAGACCATGGGCCTGGAGCTGGCCGAGCAGTTCGGCTGGGACGTTCCGGACGTGATCCTCTACCCCACCGGCGGCGGCGTGGGCCTCATCGGCATCTACAAGGGCCTGCGGGAACTCCAGGCCATGGGCTGGATCGGCGAGAAGCTGCCCCGGCTGGTGGCCGTGCAGGCCACGGGCTGCGCGCCCATCGTCAAGGCCTACGAGGAGGGCAAGAAGGAGTCCGCCTTCTGGGAGAACGCCAGGACCTGCGCCTTCGGCATCACCGTGCCCAAGGCCCTGGGCGACTTCCTGGTCCTGGACGCCATCGCCAAGACCAAGGGCTGCGCCGTGGCCGTGGACGACGAGACGACCCTCAAGGCCCAAAAGATGATCGCCAAGCGCGAGGGGGCGTTCATCTGCCCCGAGGGCGCCACGACCCTGGCCGCCGCCATGGAACTGCGCCGCAAGGGTTGGATCTCCCGTTCGGACAAGGTCGTCCTGCTGAACACGGGCACGGGCCTGAAGTACCCCGAGACCGTGGACTGCAACCCGCCGCTGCTCCAGCCGGACCAGGACATCGACTAG
- a CDS encoding dicarboxylate/amino acid:cation symporter, whose translation MSRGVRKLSLPTQMAIGMAAGLLAGMVAPSLHLEAAFFKPLGQLFINLVRMVVVPLVFATLVAGAAGIDDARKLGRVATKTLVYYFATTGIAVAIGLFMANMVEPGTGLDLATTGLKAKEVTPPSMVDTLLNIVPINPVEAMAKGNMLQVIFFAVVFGFALSSMGETGRPLLRFFEQVADVMVRVTNLVMIYAPIGVFGLMAYAVSLHGLKVLLPLGKIIVVMYVASLAHVCITYLPSVRFIGGMSPLKFLRGVIEPVLVAFTTCSSAAALPSNLRSVQKLGASKSVSSFSIPLGNTVNMDGAAIYMGVAAVFVAEVYGIPMPLDKQITVLLMAMLASVGSVGVPGAALIMITMVFTQVGIPLEGIALVAGVDRVMDMARTTLNVLGDATGAVVVSRLEGELSNGDEAAATESA comes from the coding sequence ATGTCGAGAGGAGTCCGCAAGCTCAGTCTCCCGACGCAAATGGCCATCGGAATGGCCGCCGGTCTGTTGGCCGGCATGGTGGCCCCGTCCTTACACCTGGAGGCGGCGTTCTTCAAGCCCCTGGGTCAGCTGTTCATCAACCTGGTGCGCATGGTGGTCGTGCCCCTGGTCTTCGCCACCCTGGTGGCCGGGGCGGCGGGCATCGACGACGCCCGCAAGCTCGGCCGCGTGGCCACCAAGACCCTCGTCTACTACTTCGCCACCACCGGCATCGCCGTGGCCATCGGCCTGTTCATGGCCAACATGGTCGAGCCCGGAACCGGCCTGGACCTCGCCACCACCGGCCTGAAGGCCAAGGAGGTCACGCCGCCGAGCATGGTCGACACCCTGCTCAACATCGTGCCCATCAACCCCGTGGAGGCCATGGCCAAGGGCAACATGCTCCAGGTCATCTTCTTCGCGGTGGTCTTCGGCTTCGCGCTGAGCTCCATGGGCGAGACCGGCCGCCCGCTGCTGCGCTTCTTCGAACAGGTGGCCGACGTCATGGTCCGGGTCACCAACCTCGTCATGATCTACGCCCCCATCGGCGTGTTCGGCCTCATGGCCTACGCCGTGAGCCTGCACGGCCTCAAGGTCCTGCTGCCCCTGGGCAAGATCATCGTGGTCATGTACGTGGCCAGCCTGGCGCACGTCTGCATCACCTACCTGCCCAGCGTACGCTTCATCGGCGGCATGTCGCCCTTGAAGTTCCTGCGCGGCGTGATCGAGCCGGTCCTGGTTGCCTTCACCACCTGTTCCAGCGCCGCGGCCCTGCCCTCCAACCTGCGCTCGGTGCAGAAGCTCGGCGCGTCCAAGTCCGTGTCCAGCTTCTCCATCCCCCTGGGCAACACGGTGAACATGGACGGCGCGGCCATCTACATGGGCGTGGCCGCGGTCTTCGTGGCCGAGGTCTACGGCATTCCCATGCCCCTGGACAAGCAGATCACCGTCCTGCTCATGGCCATGCTGGCCTCCGTGGGCTCGGTGGGCGTGCCCGGCGCGGCCCTGATCATGATCACCATGGTCTTCACCCAGGTGGGCATCCCCCTGGAGGGCATCGCCCTGGTGGCCGGCGTGGACCGCGTCATGGACATGGCCCGCACCACCCTGAACGTCCTGGGCGACGCCACCGGCGCGGTGGTGGTCTCCCGCCTCGAAGGCGAACTGTCCAACGGAGACGAGGCCGCCGCTACGGAAAGCGCCTGA
- a CDS encoding metal-dependent hydrolase, whose protein sequence is MPGYKGHIAGALCAAGLLGLGLWFLGLLPRDWLTLAGLTGFCLVGALFPDIDTKSKGQYLFYAALLAVDAGLLLQKRYEWAAYLGLAAIIPGVTPHRGWTHSVWSMLLIPQAVWAVPVFLYDRPAADFLPYALALGLGYFSHLLLDGELFQRGGRRAK, encoded by the coding sequence ATGCCGGGCTACAAGGGACACATCGCCGGGGCGCTCTGCGCCGCCGGGTTGCTGGGGCTGGGGCTCTGGTTCCTGGGCCTGCTGCCCCGGGACTGGCTGACCCTGGCCGGGCTCACCGGCTTCTGCCTCGTGGGGGCCCTGTTCCCGGACATCGACACCAAGTCCAAGGGCCAGTATCTGTTCTATGCCGCCCTGCTGGCCGTGGACGCTGGCCTGCTGCTGCAGAAGCGCTACGAATGGGCCGCCTACCTCGGGCTGGCCGCGATCATTCCCGGCGTGACCCCGCACCGGGGCTGGACCCACTCGGTCTGGTCCATGCTGCTCATCCCCCAGGCGGTCTGGGCCGTGCCGGTCTTTCTGTACGACCGCCCGGCCGCCGACTTCCTGCCCTACGCCCTGGCCCTGGGGCTGGGTTACTTTTCCCATCTGCTCCTGGACGGCGAACTCTTCCAGCGGGGCGGACGCCGCGCGAAATGA
- a CDS encoding SufD family Fe-S cluster assembly protein, with translation MSKVDLTNFTFQGLDHEAIPDLRVLSEADKEQLVMAGVDVEERERSASFLHMDHSNVHCESNDPAVEIMDIKKALAKYDGLPEYFWKLIDKDKDEFTRAAADNLHGGYFIRTRKGAKIEKPVQSCLLIKADKAGQNVHNIVVVEEDSEVHIITGCLVSDQHTEGAHLGISEFYVKKGGKLTFTMIHNWGEKVTVRPRSYGLVEEGGVYLSNYVLMKPVHDLQMYPTIRLAGRGAVARFNSVVVAPEGSNLNMGNRVIMDAPETRAEIISRTITTGGTMIVPAMIEANAVPARGHLECKGLILGKGVIHAIPELKGAVAGVELSHEAAVGKIAQEEIEYLMARGMDVEEATSTIVRGFLNVEIMGLPKKLQDTIQKTIAESEKDMF, from the coding sequence ATGAGCAAAGTCGATCTCACGAACTTCACCTTCCAGGGCCTGGACCACGAGGCCATTCCCGACCTGCGCGTCCTCTCCGAGGCCGACAAGGAGCAGCTCGTCATGGCCGGGGTGGACGTGGAGGAGCGGGAGCGCAGCGCCTCCTTTCTGCACATGGACCACTCCAACGTGCACTGCGAGTCCAACGATCCGGCCGTGGAGATCATGGACATCAAGAAGGCCCTGGCCAAGTACGACGGGCTGCCCGAATACTTCTGGAAGCTCATCGACAAGGACAAGGACGAGTTCACCCGCGCGGCGGCCGACAACCTCCACGGCGGCTACTTCATCCGCACGAGGAAGGGCGCCAAGATCGAGAAGCCGGTGCAGTCCTGCCTGCTCATCAAGGCCGACAAGGCCGGGCAGAACGTGCACAACATCGTGGTGGTGGAGGAGGACTCCGAGGTCCACATCATCACCGGCTGCCTCGTCTCGGACCAGCACACCGAGGGCGCGCACCTCGGCATCTCCGAATTCTACGTCAAGAAGGGCGGCAAGCTGACCTTCACCATGATCCACAACTGGGGCGAGAAGGTCACGGTGCGGCCGCGCTCCTACGGCCTGGTGGAAGAGGGCGGCGTGTACCTGAGCAACTACGTGCTCATGAAGCCGGTGCACGACCTCCAGATGTACCCCACCATCCGGCTGGCCGGACGCGGGGCCGTGGCCCGCTTCAATTCCGTGGTGGTGGCCCCGGAGGGCTCGAACTTGAACATGGGCAACCGGGTGATCATGGACGCGCCCGAGACCCGGGCCGAGATCATCTCGCGGACCATCACCACCGGCGGCACCATGATCGTCCCGGCCATGATCGAGGCCAACGCCGTGCCCGCGCGCGGCCACCTGGAGTGCAAGGGCCTCATCCTGGGCAAGGGCGTGATCCACGCCATTCCCGAGCTCAAGGGCGCGGTTGCGGGCGTGGAGCTGTCCCACGAGGCCGCCGTGGGCAAGATCGCCCAGGAGGAGATCGAGTATCTCATGGCCCGGGGCATGGACGTGGAGGAGGCCACCTCGACCATCGTGCGCGGCTTCCTGAACGTGGAGATCATGGGCCTGCCCAAGAAGCTCCAGGACACCATCCAGAAGACCATCGCCGAGTCCGAGAAGGACATGTTCTAG
- a CDS encoding ABC transporter ATP-binding protein: MLKIEDLHVSIGEREVLKGINLHIREGETFILFGPNGSGKTSLLMTLMGFSGYNVTGGRIIFRGEDVTHAPSYERARLGLGMSFQRPPTIHGLKTRHLVQMCGQGRPVDVDALAEKVNFTDFLERDINAGFSGGEIKRSELLQLMAQNPKLVLFDEPESGVDLENMQLIGKVVRSLLSGELSPQAPLSMKEQKSRTARSGLIITHTGYILDYVNADRGQVLYNGHLCCEARPRDILEHIRSYGYQQCVRCLN; encoded by the coding sequence ATGCTCAAGATCGAAGACCTGCACGTCTCAATCGGCGAGCGGGAGGTCCTCAAGGGGATCAACCTGCATATCCGCGAGGGAGAGACCTTCATCCTGTTCGGACCCAACGGCTCGGGCAAGACCTCCCTGCTCATGACCCTGATGGGCTTTTCCGGCTACAACGTGACCGGCGGCCGGATCATCTTCCGGGGCGAGGACGTGACCCACGCCCCGTCCTACGAGCGCGCGCGCCTCGGCCTGGGCATGTCCTTCCAGCGGCCTCCGACCATCCACGGCCTGAAGACCCGCCACCTCGTGCAGATGTGCGGCCAGGGCCGCCCGGTGGACGTGGACGCCCTGGCCGAAAAGGTCAACTTCACGGATTTCCTGGAGCGCGACATCAACGCCGGGTTCTCCGGCGGCGAGATCAAGCGCTCGGAACTTCTCCAGCTCATGGCCCAGAACCCCAAGCTCGTGCTCTTCGACGAGCCCGAGTCCGGCGTGGACCTGGAGAACATGCAGCTCATCGGCAAGGTGGTCCGCTCCCTGCTCTCGGGCGAGCTTTCGCCCCAGGCCCCCCTGTCCATGAAGGAGCAGAAGTCGCGCACCGCGCGTTCCGGCCTGATCATCACCCACACCGGCTACATCCTGGACTACGTCAACGCCGACCGGGGACAGGTGCTCTACAACGGGCATCTCTGCTGCGAGGCCCGGCCCCGGGACATCCTGGAGCACATCCGCTCCTACGGCTACCAGCAATGCGTGCGTTGCCTGAATTGA
- a CDS encoding Smr/MutS family protein — MTKRMKSLSDLKSLTLESKDDKPAPITARSVKAALKAAGGKPIHVTPPKPKEAPAPVADPAEDEADLFLNAMRGVDRIHEEPGRQVAARPAAPEPAAAPEPDDEAQALARFLRGEIDFELEFSEEYMHGVVRGLDRKIFQMLKNGRLSHEAHLDMHGLNADQAYDGLLFFLRESYLQGRRCVLLITGRGKNSPGGQSILKREIQTWLTREPLRRAVLAFCTAQPKDGGAGALYVLLRKVKKSQGKVRWDTLTNWEPDDR; from the coding sequence ATGACCAAACGCATGAAATCCCTCTCGGACCTCAAGTCCCTGACCCTTGAGAGCAAGGACGACAAACCCGCGCCCATCACGGCCCGCTCGGTCAAGGCCGCGCTCAAGGCGGCCGGCGGCAAGCCGATCCACGTGACGCCGCCCAAGCCCAAGGAGGCCCCGGCCCCGGTCGCCGATCCCGCCGAGGACGAGGCGGACCTCTTCCTCAACGCCATGCGGGGGGTGGACCGCATCCATGAGGAACCGGGCCGCCAAGTGGCGGCCCGGCCCGCCGCGCCCGAGCCGGCGGCCGCGCCCGAGCCGGACGACGAGGCCCAGGCCCTGGCCCGCTTCCTGCGCGGGGAGATCGACTTCGAGCTGGAGTTTTCCGAGGAGTACATGCACGGGGTCGTGCGCGGGCTGGATCGAAAGATCTTCCAGATGCTCAAGAACGGGCGGCTCTCGCACGAGGCCCATCTGGACATGCACGGGCTCAACGCGGACCAGGCCTACGACGGCCTGCTCTTCTTCCTGCGCGAGAGCTATCTCCAGGGACGGCGCTGCGTGCTGCTCATCACCGGCCGGGGCAAGAACTCCCCGGGCGGCCAGAGCATTCTCAAACGGGAAATCCAGACCTGGCTCACCCGCGAGCCCCTGCGCCGGGCGGTGCTGGCCTTCTGCACGGCCCAGCCCAAGGACGGCGGCGCGGGAGCGCTCTACGTGCTTCTGCGCAAGGTGAAGAAGAGCCAGGGCAAGGTGCGCTGGGACACCCTGACCAACTGGGAGCCCGACGACCGCTAG
- a CDS encoding chemotaxis protein CheW, producing MDENAAKDINQFLTFTLGKEIFALDIGTVREVLELTTITKIPRTPAYMRGVINLRGHAVPVVDMRLKLGMSKGADTVDTCIIIVEIDFDGERTVMGALVDSVREVFEMAPEAIEPAPRMGAAVNAEYIRGMGRQDENFIIILDIGRIFSAEELALVRGMGQKDAAPREAAA from the coding sequence ATGGACGAGAACGCCGCCAAAGACATCAACCAATTCCTGACCTTCACCCTGGGAAAGGAAATCTTCGCCCTGGACATCGGCACCGTGCGCGAGGTGCTGGAACTGACGACCATCACGAAGATTCCCCGCACTCCGGCCTACATGCGCGGGGTCATCAACCTGCGCGGCCACGCCGTGCCCGTGGTGGACATGCGGCTCAAGCTCGGCATGTCCAAGGGCGCTGACACCGTGGACACCTGCATCATCATCGTGGAGATCGACTTCGACGGCGAGCGCACGGTCATGGGCGCCTTGGTGGATTCGGTGCGGGAGGTCTTCGAGATGGCTCCCGAGGCCATCGAGCCCGCGCCGAGAATGGGGGCGGCCGTAAACGCCGAGTACATCCGAGGCATGGGCCGCCAGGACGAGAATTTCATCATCATCCTGGACATCGGCCGCATCTTCTCGGCCGAGGAACTGGCCCTGGTGCGCGGCATGGGCCAGAAGGACGCCGCGCCCCGCGAGGCGGCGGCCTAG
- a CDS encoding ERCC4 domain-containing protein, whose protein sequence is MRIIVDTREQCPLDFRRWPDVAVEVAGLPSGDYALKGLETLAACERKSIDDLVGSLSAGRDRFEAELCRARGYDLFAIVAECSMQDVAKHRYRSRMLPHAVLQSLFTYQARYGVPTIWAGDRAGAAYAVRSLLGKYLRERQEGLQAILKAHGEADFTPGCQDAA, encoded by the coding sequence GTGCGGATCATCGTTGACACCCGGGAGCAATGCCCCCTGGATTTCCGCCGCTGGCCTGACGTGGCGGTTGAGGTGGCCGGGCTCCCCTCCGGCGACTACGCCTTGAAGGGCCTGGAGACGCTGGCCGCCTGTGAGCGCAAGAGTATTGACGACCTCGTGGGCTCCCTGTCCGCCGGGCGGGATCGGTTCGAGGCCGAGCTATGCCGCGCCCGGGGCTATGACCTGTTCGCTATCGTGGCCGAGTGCTCCATGCAGGACGTGGCCAAGCACCGCTACCGGAGCCGGATGCTGCCCCACGCCGTGCTCCAATCCTTGTTTACCTATCAGGCCCGCTACGGGGTGCCCACCATATGGGCCGGGGACCGGGCCGGGGCCGCCTACGCCGTCCGCTCCCTCCTGGGTAAGTACCTCCGGGAGCGCCAGGAAGGGCTACAGGCCATTTTGAAGGCCCACGGCGAGGCAGATTTCACCCCGGGGTGCCAGGACGCGGCGTAG
- a CDS encoding helix-turn-helix domain-containing protein, producing the protein MGFRWTAPTCDRHFRTLDRGVVAVDNGGDLYPNTWSVLTRAAQAVYPVLLRHADDHGVCFPAEDRLAAMSGLTRKGVRAGVLELEMAGLLSTKKVTTRNGRRAKLYNLLNDCTSPEGICMPSIFIDGGLWSDLTPTGKALAVAFRYFAKPRPDLDPDEEGWLEGDDFTEYLNRRKYDICGAEPSVLREFSGVCRRIYLAAIESLQASYVIEPHDEMHWRVLIWPPKIRKVSWLNSRLSGESR; encoded by the coding sequence ATGGGCTTCCGCTGGACTGCTCCCACCTGTGACCGCCACTTCCGCACATTGGATCGGGGCGTTGTGGCCGTAGACAACGGCGGGGACTTGTACCCTAACACGTGGTCTGTCCTGACCCGCGCCGCCCAAGCCGTGTACCCCGTGCTCTTGCGCCACGCCGATGACCACGGGGTCTGTTTCCCGGCCGAAGACCGGCTTGCCGCCATGAGTGGCTTGACCCGCAAAGGGGTCCGCGCCGGGGTGCTTGAGCTTGAAATGGCCGGGCTCCTGTCCACCAAGAAAGTCACCACGCGCAACGGCCGCCGGGCCAAGCTCTACAACCTCCTGAATGACTGCACTTCGCCGGAGGGCATATGCATGCCGAGCATATTCATCGACGGGGGCTTGTGGTCTGATCTGACGCCCACCGGCAAGGCCCTGGCCGTGGCCTTCCGATATTTTGCCAAGCCCCGCCCCGACCTGGACCCCGATGAAGAGGGATGGTTGGAGGGTGACGATTTCACCGAGTACTTGAACAGGCGCAAGTACGACATCTGCGGGGCTGAACCCTCAGTATTGCGTGAGTTTTCAGGGGTCTGCCGTCGAATCTACCTTGCGGCTATCGAGTCCTTGCAAGCCAGCTACGTCATAGAGCCTCACGATGAAATGCATTGGCGCGTCCTGATCTGGCCGCCGAAGATTCGGAAGGTGTCTTGGCTCAATTCTCGACTGAGCGGCGAGTCTAGATGA
- a CDS encoding tyrosine-type recombinase/integrase, whose product MSVKWQTAARGIRFYEHATRKYGLRPDRYFSIRYRVNGLRIEEGLGWESEHRDMGQSMLEYAHEQLVALRKAARTGEGERTLADRRAKAEAKRKTEEEARKLAERAAVTAGEFWAKNYWPVQSAKSPGARTAEQALWRKWLAPTLAEKPLARVAAFDMEKVKAAMLRAGKAPATIKYAFAVFGQVWTLAVRDGYVSGPCPAKLVTLPKRDNRRQRYLTPDEARELLDALRPRSILAHDMALMALDCGLRFGEIAALTWHDCDFERAQLFIRDPKARVNRVAYMTQRVRTMLANRRKAAPGPLVFTDRTGDRVKRISNVFRRVADELFNQDVADPRQAVCFHTLRHTFASWLVESGTSLYVVKELMGHADFSMTQRYSHLSPEGLRAAVNVLEQRANEKREPGVIKVVFDVG is encoded by the coding sequence ATGTCGGTGAAGTGGCAGACGGCGGCGAGGGGCATCCGGTTCTATGAGCACGCAACCCGTAAGTACGGGCTCCGCCCTGACCGCTATTTCTCCATCCGCTACCGGGTGAACGGCCTACGTATCGAGGAAGGGCTAGGCTGGGAGTCCGAGCACCGAGACATGGGGCAATCCATGTTGGAGTACGCCCACGAGCAGCTAGTTGCACTGCGCAAGGCCGCCAGGACAGGGGAAGGGGAGCGGACCCTGGCGGATCGCCGCGCCAAAGCCGAGGCCAAGCGCAAAACCGAAGAAGAGGCCCGCAAGCTGGCCGAACGAGCCGCCGTTACTGCCGGGGAGTTCTGGGCGAAAAATTACTGGCCGGTTCAGAGTGCCAAGTCGCCTGGAGCCCGCACGGCAGAGCAGGCCCTTTGGCGGAAGTGGCTGGCTCCGACCCTGGCCGAAAAGCCCCTGGCCCGTGTTGCGGCTTTCGACATGGAGAAGGTCAAGGCCGCCATGCTCCGGGCAGGAAAGGCCCCGGCCACGATCAAATACGCTTTCGCCGTGTTCGGGCAGGTCTGGACCCTGGCCGTCCGCGACGGGTACGTGTCCGGCCCGTGCCCGGCAAAGTTGGTGACGTTGCCCAAGCGTGACAACCGGCGGCAACGCTACCTGACCCCGGATGAGGCGCGGGAACTCCTGGACGCGCTTAGACCCCGCTCTATCCTGGCCCACGACATGGCCCTCATGGCCCTAGATTGTGGCCTGCGCTTCGGGGAAATCGCGGCCCTCACTTGGCACGACTGCGATTTTGAGCGCGCGCAACTTTTCATCCGTGACCCCAAGGCCCGCGTAAACCGCGTGGCCTACATGACCCAGCGGGTCCGCACCATGTTAGCCAACCGCCGTAAGGCCGCGCCCGGCCCGCTGGTGTTTACTGACCGCACCGGGGACAGGGTGAAGCGGATTTCCAACGTGTTCCGCCGCGTTGCCGATGAACTCTTCAACCAAGATGTTGCCGATCCCCGGCAGGCCGTGTGCTTTCATACGCTGCGCCATACATTCGCAAGCTGGCTTGTGGAGTCGGGAACCAGTTTGTACGTCGTCAAGGAACTCATGGGCCACGCTGATTTCAGCATGACCCAGCGCTATAGCCATTTGAGCCCGGAAGGTCTTCGCGCTGCCGTGAACGTGCTGGAGCAGCGGGCTAATGAGAAGCGCGAACCCGGGGTCATCAAGGTTGTTTTCGACGTGGGCTGA
- a CDS encoding TetR/AcrR family transcriptional regulator, with product MAGKRDEQLARRRDQILRAAAQVFRARGFHVASMAEISTAAGLLSPGTIYRYFQNKDALIQAVIETQYAHYAADVDALLGAPEAFARIFHMDGALLQAICTPNEYDPGLETELEFIRNQRLAEALEKAESGIMERMAAAVRMAQENGLADPGLDTESTALLLFNLIEGLVLDANYRGMRDMERMARTTRTLLRRFLRPEAVPGEDGRC from the coding sequence ATGGCAGGCAAACGAGACGAACAACTCGCCCGACGCCGGGACCAGATATTGCGGGCGGCGGCCCAGGTGTTCCGCGCGCGCGGATTCCACGTGGCCTCCATGGCGGAAATCTCGACGGCGGCCGGACTGCTGAGCCCCGGCACCATCTATCGCTACTTCCAGAACAAGGACGCGCTCATCCAGGCCGTGATCGAGACCCAATACGCCCACTACGCGGCGGACGTGGACGCCCTGCTCGGCGCGCCGGAAGCCTTCGCCCGCATCTTCCACATGGACGGCGCGCTGCTCCAGGCGATCTGCACGCCCAACGAGTATGACCCCGGGTTGGAGACCGAACTGGAGTTCATCCGCAACCAGCGCCTGGCCGAGGCCCTGGAGAAGGCGGAGAGCGGGATCATGGAACGCATGGCCGCCGCCGTCCGCATGGCCCAGGAAAACGGCCTCGCCGACCCCGGCCTGGACACCGAATCCACGGCGCTGCTGCTCTTCAACCTGATCGAGGGGCTGGTGCTCGACGCCAACTATCGGGGCATGCGGGACATGGAGCGCATGGCGCGGACCACGCGCACGCTGCTGCGCCGGTTCCTGCGCCCCGAGGCGGTCCCCGGGGAGGACGGCCGGTGCTGA
- a CDS encoding ABC transporter permease yields the protein MLKRALAGLLERFSSVSLARSSLIYDWRRYLAALLAVSFSGLLVAIQLGLLFGMFGTVSNYIEESGADVWVGYPDTKSVDLGRNISTRNEVHLHMHPGVRRVEKMLLGMGDWRRDDGAMIMTYITGVDTRPDGMGLARVIPPDMRLALDEPGAVVVDESDIARLRAEVGSTVEINGKRAKVVGLTSGMRAIGAANVFCSLSTAEDFGLTTSKGDVETTYYLVRARDPRDVDALLDDLIRSAPPGSFSAWKSDDFAVRSQLYWLLETGSGVGVGFSSLLGLLVGAVITSQTLKGAIMSSLKEYATLRALGIPLNALRAVVVEQSFWIGVVGLVLTAAGLAFTAVAAEALHVALLFPWWSLAGTGVLVLGLAVGSGMAALRPLYRVDPAELLR from the coding sequence GTGCTGAAACGCGCCCTCGCCGGGCTCCTGGAGCGGTTCTCGTCCGTCTCCCTGGCCCGGTCCTCGCTCATCTACGACTGGCGGCGATACCTGGCAGCCCTCCTGGCCGTCTCCTTTTCCGGCCTCCTGGTGGCCATCCAGCTGGGCCTCCTCTTCGGCATGTTCGGCACGGTGTCCAACTACATAGAGGAATCCGGGGCCGACGTCTGGGTCGGCTACCCGGACACCAAGAGCGTGGACCTGGGCCGCAACATCTCCACCAGGAACGAGGTGCATCTGCACATGCACCCCGGCGTCCGGCGGGTGGAGAAGATGCTCCTCGGCATGGGCGACTGGCGCCGTGACGACGGGGCCATGATCATGACCTACATCACCGGCGTGGACACCAGGCCGGACGGCATGGGCCTGGCCCGCGTCATCCCTCCGGACATGCGGCTGGCCCTGGACGAGCCGGGGGCCGTCGTGGTGGACGAGAGCGACATCGCGCGCCTCCGCGCCGAGGTGGGCAGTACGGTGGAGATCAACGGAAAGCGGGCCAAGGTGGTGGGCCTGACATCGGGCATGCGGGCCATCGGCGCGGCCAATGTCTTCTGCTCCCTGTCCACGGCGGAAGATTTCGGCCTCACGACGAGCAAAGGCGATGTGGAGACCACGTACTATCTGGTCCGCGCCCGCGACCCGCGCGACGTGGACGCCCTGCTCGACGACCTGATCCGCTCCGCCCCTCCGGGCAGCTTCTCGGCCTGGAAGTCCGACGACTTCGCCGTCCGTTCCCAGCTCTACTGGCTGCTGGAAACCGGCTCCGGCGTGGGTGTGGGATTCTCTTCTCTCCTCGGCCTCTTGGTGGGAGCGGTGATCACCAGCCAGACCCTGAAGGGCGCCATCATGAGTTCATTGAAGGAATACGCCACGCTGCGCGCCCTGGGCATTCCGCTGAACGCGCTGCGGGCCGTGGTCGTGGAGCAGTCCTTCTGGATCGGCGTCGTGGGTCTGGTCCTGACGGCCGCGGGGCTGGCCTTCACCGCCGTGGCCGCGGAAGCCCTGCACGTGGCCCTGCTCTTCCCTTGGTGGTCGCTGGCCGGAACCGGAGTGCTCGTGCTCGGACTGGCGGTGGGCTCGGGAATGGCCGCCCTGCGCCCGCTCTATCGCGTCGACCCCGCGGAGCTGCTGCGATGA